One genomic region from Chthonomonas calidirosea T49 encodes:
- a CDS encoding right-handed parallel beta-helix repeat-containing protein — translation MRAFVMLLGLGLLLLTGATMALAARPHADFYVAPNGNDSWSGRLATPNSHRTDGPFLTLERAQMAVRTFRSQHPNLHRPIVVLIRGGFYPLKQPMVFTPEDSGTAESPTVFEAYPGEKPIISGGQVLNNWQAVAPDRWTTTLPDVKNGLWNFCQLWVNGERRYRPRLPINGYYTITQEGTSSPAAQGKGFDQFGYAPGSFNPHWRNLKDVEVIVFHTWAAGRYHVASLDTSRSIVTLVGHTPGTEWWTSFPKGNRYLIENVKEALSQPGQWYLDRSTGVLTYLPKAQERLQNAQIVAPRLDQLLLLQGNPNADVPVSYLVFRGLTFAYSNWNLPPEGHDAPQAEVDLPAAIEATMAHNCLFDRCHIMHTGAWAISLGEGCQNNHIENCAFTDLGAGGIKLGETIIRDQPQLIASNNTVQNCLIADGGRLHPAATGIWIGQSPYNRLINNTIGNLYYTGISVGWTWGYGKSLAHDNIIMNNRIENIGQGLLSDMGGIYLLGISPGTVLKHNLLCHIRSLTYGGWGIYFDEGTSDVLAEDNIVYDTKSGGLHQHYGANNRVINNIFALNLEAQLVRTRAEDHLSFTLEHNIVYYRQGTLLGSNWSGNNYHLDYNLYWNAAGQPVTFDGMSFSQWQQKGQDLHSLIADPEFLDPEKGDFRLKSNSPAFRIGFKPISLTGFGCNLDPREVEAALHTPPAFPLPQIDVGQRP, via the coding sequence ATGAGAGCTTTTGTTATGTTGTTGGGGCTAGGCCTCCTTCTGCTTACCGGTGCCACTATGGCTTTAGCCGCCCGGCCCCATGCCGATTTCTACGTGGCCCCAAACGGTAACGATAGCTGGTCGGGACGCCTCGCTACACCCAACTCGCATCGTACCGACGGCCCCTTCCTTACCCTTGAACGCGCCCAAATGGCTGTCCGCACCTTTCGATCTCAGCATCCTAATCTGCATCGTCCCATCGTTGTTCTTATACGAGGTGGATTCTATCCTCTCAAACAACCCATGGTATTTACCCCGGAAGATAGTGGAACTGCCGAATCGCCCACCGTTTTTGAAGCCTATCCAGGAGAAAAGCCCATCATTAGTGGCGGACAGGTGCTTAACAATTGGCAGGCCGTGGCACCAGACCGATGGACGACAACACTGCCAGACGTCAAAAACGGCCTCTGGAATTTCTGCCAGCTGTGGGTCAACGGCGAACGACGCTATCGGCCCCGACTTCCGATAAACGGATACTACACCATTACACAAGAGGGCACCTCCTCTCCGGCTGCTCAAGGAAAGGGATTCGACCAGTTCGGCTACGCGCCAGGCAGCTTCAACCCTCACTGGCGCAACCTCAAAGATGTGGAGGTCATTGTGTTTCATACTTGGGCCGCCGGGCGCTACCACGTCGCATCGCTCGATACCAGCCGCTCCATCGTTACTTTAGTCGGACATACCCCAGGCACAGAGTGGTGGACAAGCTTCCCAAAAGGAAATCGCTACCTTATTGAGAACGTTAAGGAGGCGCTCTCTCAGCCCGGCCAGTGGTATCTCGACCGCTCCACCGGCGTTTTAACCTATCTGCCCAAAGCGCAAGAGCGACTGCAAAACGCCCAGATCGTCGCGCCCCGCCTGGACCAACTCCTGCTTCTGCAAGGTAACCCCAATGCCGATGTACCGGTCTCCTACCTGGTCTTTCGGGGGCTGACCTTTGCCTACTCCAACTGGAATCTGCCTCCTGAAGGTCATGATGCCCCCCAAGCTGAAGTGGACCTGCCGGCGGCTATCGAGGCGACTATGGCGCACAACTGCCTGTTTGACCGATGCCACATTATGCATACCGGCGCCTGGGCCATCTCCTTGGGCGAGGGCTGCCAGAACAATCACATCGAAAATTGTGCCTTCACCGACCTCGGTGCCGGTGGCATCAAGCTCGGAGAGACGATCATACGCGACCAACCCCAGCTCATCGCGTCAAATAATACGGTGCAAAACTGTCTTATCGCTGATGGGGGGCGCCTTCATCCGGCAGCAACCGGTATATGGATCGGCCAATCTCCCTATAATCGCCTCATCAACAACACGATTGGTAACCTCTACTACACGGGCATCTCCGTGGGCTGGACGTGGGGCTACGGCAAGAGTCTTGCCCACGACAATATCATCATGAACAACCGAATCGAAAACATCGGCCAAGGCCTGCTCTCCGATATGGGCGGCATCTACTTGCTGGGTATCTCGCCAGGAACGGTTCTCAAACACAACCTTCTATGCCATATCCGTTCCCTTACTTACGGTGGATGGGGAATCTACTTTGATGAGGGCACTAGCGATGTCCTCGCAGAGGACAACATTGTATACGACACAAAGTCGGGGGGCCTGCACCAGCATTATGGTGCCAACAATCGTGTCATCAACAATATCTTCGCGCTTAATCTCGAGGCCCAGCTCGTACGTACGCGTGCAGAAGACCACCTCTCGTTCACCCTGGAGCACAATATCGTCTACTATCGCCAAGGCACGCTCCTCGGCTCTAACTGGTCGGGCAACAACTATCATCTTGACTATAATCTCTACTGGAATGCTGCTGGTCAACCGGTTACCTTCGATGGAATGAGCTTTTCCCAATGGCAACAAAAAGGACAAGACCTTCACTCGCTCATCGCTGATCCCGAGTTCCTTGACCCGGAAAAAGGCGATTTTCGACTAAAGTCGAACTCCCCCGCCTTTCGAATTGGATTTAAACCGATCTCATTAACAGGTTTCGGATGTAATCTGGATCCGCGTGAAGTGGAAGCTGCGCTTCATACTCCACCGGCTTTTCCACTACCTCAAATAGATGTAGGACAGCGGCCATGA
- the lexA gene encoding transcriptional repressor LexA, whose amino-acid sequence MAKGLTEKQQQILDFIVRYIEEKGYPPSIREIGNAFNISSLRGVTVHLDALQRKGKITRLSTSRSITVVGHTGPSTRQREFSLVPLVGTIAAGQPITATQNIEGYVPVPPNLRANGNLFALRVRGDSMIDAHILDGDIVIVKEQSTANNGDIVAVLLGDEATVKQIQFTPQGAKLIAANPAYPPIPIQREDSRIMGKVVGLIRNYESVSRF is encoded by the coding sequence ATGGCGAAAGGCCTCACGGAAAAACAGCAACAGATTTTGGACTTTATTGTCAGATACATCGAAGAGAAAGGCTACCCCCCCTCCATTCGGGAGATCGGCAACGCCTTTAACATTTCAAGCCTGCGCGGCGTTACAGTCCACCTCGATGCCCTGCAGCGAAAAGGCAAGATAACTCGCCTCAGCACCTCACGCTCCATTACCGTTGTGGGACATACTGGCCCCTCTACTCGACAACGCGAGTTCTCGCTCGTTCCCCTTGTGGGTACTATCGCGGCCGGCCAACCCATCACGGCCACACAGAACATCGAGGGCTATGTGCCCGTACCGCCGAATCTCAGGGCAAACGGCAACCTCTTTGCCCTCCGCGTACGCGGAGATTCGATGATAGATGCCCATATTCTCGATGGCGATATCGTTATCGTAAAGGAGCAGAGCACGGCCAATAATGGCGACATCGTGGCTGTTCTGCTTGGAGATGAGGCCACCGTAAAACAGATACAGTTCACCCCACAAGGCGCTAAGCTCATCGCTGCGAATCCAGCCTATCCGCCTATTCCTATTCAGCGCGAGGATAGCCGCATCATGGGCAAGGTCGTAGGGCTCATTCGTAACTACGAAAGTGTCTCTCGGTTTTAA
- a CDS encoding Bax inhibitor-1/YccA family protein, whose amino-acid sequence MNYGFVPTYGTVADAPAEVRATFVRRVYGLFFVSVLVTILVSAFCAQQAIAATLMPMLLPLLIVQLVLGIIMAFTRRTTGLNIALFYLFSATEGMIIGPLMTLVSRVAPGVPLEAAVLTGAVFAGLSLYALQSGKDFSFLGGMLFVGLIALIVGGLVMMFVHVQALYTLYCIVGVLIFSGYVLYDTSAIMRRLYPGEEIVGAISLYLDLINLFWLILQLLMELQRRD is encoded by the coding sequence ATGAACTACGGGTTTGTTCCCACCTATGGGACGGTGGCGGACGCACCTGCGGAGGTAAGAGCGACATTTGTACGTCGGGTCTACGGTTTGTTCTTTGTTTCTGTGCTTGTGACCATTCTGGTAAGCGCTTTTTGTGCTCAGCAGGCCATCGCTGCTACCCTCATGCCCATGCTGCTGCCCCTGCTCATTGTGCAGCTTGTACTGGGCATTATTATGGCGTTTACACGACGTACCACGGGTTTGAACATCGCGCTATTCTACCTCTTCTCGGCGACGGAGGGGATGATCATCGGCCCGTTGATGACACTTGTTTCGCGCGTGGCGCCCGGTGTTCCGTTAGAGGCGGCGGTGCTGACAGGGGCGGTTTTTGCGGGATTGTCCCTTTACGCTTTGCAGTCGGGGAAAGACTTCTCGTTTTTGGGAGGGATGTTGTTTGTAGGGCTCATAGCCCTCATCGTTGGCGGTTTGGTGATGATGTTCGTGCATGTGCAGGCGCTCTATACCCTCTACTGCATTGTGGGAGTGTTGATCTTTTCGGGCTACGTTTTATACGACACTTCCGCGATTATGCGTCGGCTCTACCCTGGCGAGGAGATTGTAGGAGCCATTAGCCTCTATCTAGACCTCATCAACCTCTTCTGGCTGATCCTGCAGTTGCTGATGGAGCTACAGCGTCGCGATTAG